Below is a genomic region from Mesorhizobium sp. NZP2298.
GCCCTTGACGGCAAGCGCTGCCTCATCCGCCGCAAGGGCTGCTTCCTTCAATTGGTCAGCGGACACTTCGGTGGCATCGAACAGGTCGAGATCGCGCGTTTGCCTTGCCAGCAGCGCCGGATCGGCCAGCCCCTGATAGGGGTCCTCGGGCGAGACCTTCGCCATGGCAACGGCTCGCTCGGCAAGCGCTGACGGGTCGGACGCAGCGGTGGCCGAGACACTCGCCACCCGCTTGCCGATAAAGACGCGCAGCGCGACATCCTCGCTCTCGGATGATTCCGTGCCCTCGACCTTGCCGAGCCGCACTGAAACTCCGGTCGAGCGGCCGCGCACGGCAACCGCGTCAGCGGCATCGGCGCCAGCCTTTTTGGCAGCTTCGACCAAGGCCGCGACACGGTCGGTCAACTTTGCTGCATCAAGCGTATCGGTCATGCCTGTGATCCTGCTGCTACGGCCAGCCCATGGCCGCCGCCCACCATCTATTGTTCCAATCCGGCTTGTGCAATGGCGAAGGCCGGAATCAGTGGATCGATTGCAGGTGCCGACGCCGGCTTCTTGGCGGGCGGATCAAGGGCAAAGTCGGTGGCTGACCGGTTCACGGCTCCGCCACGGGCGTCCAGATCACATCCTCGATCTTCCGGGCACCGGTCGCCAGCATCGCCAGCCGGTCGAAGCCGAGCGCGATGCCGCTGGCCTGCGGCATGATGGCAAGGGCGGCGAGAAAATCGTCGTCCAGCGGGTAACGTTCGCCATAAATGCGCTCTTTCTCGTCCATCTCGAGGATGAAGCGCCGACGCTGCTCTTCAGCATCGGTCAGTTCGCCAAAACCGTTGGCGAGCTCGACGCCGCAGCAATAGAGTTCGAAGCGCTCGGCGACGCGGGGATCGCGCGGGCTTGGCCGCGCCAGCGCCGCCTCGGCGACCGGATACTCGCACAGGATGGTCGCGCGCCCCTGCCCCAGGAACGGCTCGATCTTTTCCACCATCACCCGGCTGAACAGGTCGGCCCAGCTGTCGTCAGGTGCGGTTCGCAGGCCGGCCTTGGTCAAGGCGGCGTAAAGCGCGTGCCGGTCGGTGCCGCCATCGGCGGCGACGGTGGCCAGCAAATCGATGCCGGCATGGCGAGTAAAGGCATCCGCCACCGTCAGCCGTTCGGGCTCGGCGAACGGATCGCAGTCACGGCCCCGGAAAGAAAAGCGCGTCGCCCCCGCCCTCGTCGCGGCCAGCGCCAGCAGATCGGCGCAATCACGCATCAGGCTCTCATAGGTCTCGCCCACCCGGTACCATTCGAGCATGGTGAACTCGGGATGGT
It encodes:
- the epmA gene encoding EF-P lysine aminoacylase EpmA; protein product: MTAASPWWMPDVHADRRPRLLLRNGLAAALRDWFARNGFIEVETSALQVSPGNEAHLAAFATEAVGPDGVRSPLYLHTSPEFACKKLLAAGEVRIFSLGPVYRNRERGPLHHPEFTMLEWYRVGETYESLMRDCADLLALAATRAGATRFSFRGRDCDPFAEPERLTVADAFTRHAGIDLLATVAADGGTDRHALYAALTKAGLRTAPDDSWADLFSRVMVEKIEPFLGQGRATILCEYPVAEAALARPSPRDPRVAERFELYCCGVELANGFGELTDAEEQRRRFILEMDEKERIYGERYPLDDDFLAALAIMPQASGIALGFDRLAMLATGARKIEDVIWTPVAEP